The proteins below come from a single Oryzias latipes chromosome 14, ASM223467v1 genomic window:
- the LOC101161079 gene encoding histone-lysine N-methyltransferase, H3 lysine-36 and H4 lysine-20 specific isoform X1: MTCQRGGDNAIMSGPTSGPGRKSLHSTCPLTPTRDPSTHSGPSRRHSHKVDLTMSAAASSLKHTSVYGFAQMDSSSTLPSSSYSPLRRLQHLTTMVSQSDLVLPLKEPESAWKWGAQKSDRMEGDKNSWSDCRKFSGSQTMSREETPAQSAYGQKQAEVQKGRSESDSVRFTDSATDEKRTEGCFSGPPSPAFSLDSNSPFANGLLHFESSLFEDEENDEEQGTTSPIGGLRDKEQGTENASESSPRKLSSNSKEAALPSAKVVTRSQSSGLRRRYWDGSEDEWYSDSELFLFDDSSSKQSVQPNSLKKNSLPPLKFVEDEVVWAKFNRRPWWPCEVLVDPAQGVYHKVKEPSDRPCRLYHVRTFGQPEEQVWVEDKSIHTFHGGFEFERLLLLRRRGKQRVQNNKCTIAKRFQESWKFSVAEAEAVLPARPKMASISFSMDDLCQFSSPPETEKKSQPTLTPFTLPACTLSETSHLTNGSLSSPITPAEKPSTLGKSSSKKKSKSSKDPNSKHVKKTLHNSPKDTDRNNEECPYSDLESVPKILCPKALERQTNSVPSQPSVMVAKELKKQPEVQSGLWFSKSGKDRRPKTTSPMPDRSLFSKLPSKKKNSSTVCKKTLITTPSYVSGSGDSAPLLDKNKPAETSLVPRKTSSLNCTNNQAGIKTSDSVEAFVDQPDLLDREKNLLSVEVVCLKARPSASKSTDSVSEPPSSKRESKDDKRDSELSKNVDFDGQSSLFKNKKNVSETKNSVKIATKPVNDTIFDQEKKTDKTIKLCLQSKSNDSLSILEKQTSLVSKCRLPYVKLIRKEIKDRRYLNSSGTVFTAGTVVCKEKEKEPNGTKTCQSQQKDSRTSASKDHSVAEPEKGSVKKVKTIDRSGKLHLSTDQSLGNRTEVSSVSAVDLGSKLVEEAVLNSKTRKETQSTSKQTHLPESKNNPGSAVPNKSSEQEKGSEEHISSISASTANALPGLCEEEPLCEDYRTPESFCSGKPKKVSKKSKRVREVNEVLKAQPAHLPASNRLMTRALRAMCDPTKQDIVGKKAEQKQILKSFRKTNHVRKNHKTKLEFYTKIKALKSHHPDKSECDQGKISSSSSPSLMFSDSSDFEDVKSEDEDLSISSTPPMDFIPLTSKVKTKHEGQSSDIYSPSPPSPFSFLRAFKNVEEVSFQSLGADRGGKPISFKPKPNCRFSTFLMMLKDLHDTRERDGAPLELEIGPPSAHVKKEPLVMPGEAASAGGDQETTCALTDSSAIPDKSVEALNEGGASQTPKKSSNRRTNSGWFKSKPNRRAPCSPAKSGPGFPGLESLSEMMPAEDSLEAMEWSSRVVDFQSSSWDEPGGGSDAVGAEQQEENPWSMAKQNLTAPLLLEQRERDTAEEQPDCLVSDFIKRDSSFANISGEDDKAVGAHKRVRKPSKRLIEWTEEYEQIFGTRKKTKKPLQLIGKASPTPVTSAPEPLDSDNNTSDRPPSTALPEIQTPPPEEIAATTPPELQIPSSQHTKPRDTPVLSTDTLTPPPEVEPLLSEVSPKDNKEVSLPVLEKKRKRKPTQKILEYCLEAEASTGPKKKIKGLRNNSSSTAHSDSAPPLLKLKSKAALTPTPTSEVTPCPPTPSIQINHRAALPPHPAPSPPEPRQLETAKADAPPAEDQNIPDDPKDVSEGEGDQCSPDHSFSSAKDDFGLCDDSVLPARKIIGDRGGPASMKETICQVCEKTGELLLCEGQCCGAFHLACISLADAPKGKFVCPECKSGVHTCFVCKKRGEDVRRCMIPVCGKFYHGECITNHAPTAPVNRGFRCSIHVCLTCFIANPNSSSISKGRLVRCVRCPVAYHATDLCMAAGSVVLSSNSIVCPNHFTPRRGVKNHEHVNVSWCFVCTEGGSLLCCESCPAAFHRECLNIEMPKGSWYCNDCKAGKKPHYKDILWVKVGRYRWWPAEVSHPKTIPENIQRMRHDVGEFPVHFFGSNDYLWTYQARVFPYMDVDANSKEKMGKGVDTTYKKALEEAAVRFRELQAEKELRQLQEDRKNDRKPPPYKHIKVNRPIGKVQIFTADLSEVPRCNCKATDESPCGSDSECINRMLLYECNPQVCPAGEKCLNQAFTKRQYSQVEIFRTLSRGWGLRCVHDIKKGQFVSEYVGEVIDEEECRSRIRHAQENDICNFYMLTLDKDRIIDAGPKGNEARFMNHCCQPNCETQKWTVNGDTRVGLFALVDVKAGTELTFNYNLECLGNGKTVCKCGAPNCSGFLGVRPKNNPPSDDKGRKMKRRGHGRRKKKVVLAKEREDECFSCGDGGQMVSCKKPGCPKVYHADCLNLTKRPAGRWECPWHQCDVCGKEAASFCEMCPSSYCCQHRDGLLFISKLDGKLSCSEHDPCGPEPLEPGEIREYNPAPRALTSGLGMAVIPAAAASSSARSLRQTDRGAHEGGDGGGAGEPFPPFSIKVPITIPVAPPAASPPHTDTPSSPFHLPHYSPISSYEEERDVFEEDEEELLEDSHDDGEAVMEEEEEEEEGLDYLELEEEQEEDEDEEE, encoded by the exons GAGGGGACAATGCCATTATGAGTGGGCCTACCTCAGGCCCTGGAAGAAAGAGTCTTCATTCCACCTGCCCTCTGACCCCCACCCGTGACCCGTCCACCCACTCAGGCCCCTCCAGGCGGCACAGCCACAAGGTCGACCTAACGATGTCTGCAGCAGCTTCCTCCCTCAAGCACACGTCCGTCTATGGATTTGCACAGATGGACTCCTCCTCAACGTTACCGTCTTCTTCCTACAGCCCTCTGAGGAGGCTGCAGCATCTCACCACCATGGTGAGCCAGTCGGACTTGGTCCTGCCTCTGAAGGAGCCGGAGAGTGCCTGGAAGTGGGGGGCTCAGAAGAGTGATAGGATGGAGGGGGACAAGAACTCCTGGTCTGATTGCAGAAAGTTTTCTGGCTCCCAGACgatgagcagagaggagacaCCTGCTCAGTCTGCTTATGGACAAAAGCAAGCGGAGGTTCAAAAGGGAAGATCTGAATCAGACTCTGTACGTTTTACAGATTCTGCGACGGACGAGAAGAGGACTGAAGGTTGTTTCTCGGGCCCACCGAGTCCAGCCTTCTCTCTGGACAGTAACAGCCCCTTTGCAAATGGTTTGCTCCACTTTGAGTCTTCTTTATTTGAGGATGAAGAGAACGATGAAGAGCAAGGGACTACATCTCCCATTGGAGGTTTGAGGGACAAAGAGCAGGGGACGGAGAATGCCTCTGAGTCCTCTCCAAGGAAACTGAGTTCAAACTCCAAGGAAGCGGCTCTCCCCTCAGCGAAAGTGGTCACCCGCTCCCAGTCGTCTGGTCTACGCAGAAGATACTGGGACGGCTCAGAAGATGAGTGGTACAGCGACTCTGAGCTGTTCCTGTTCGATGACAGCTCCTCAAAGCAATCAGTG CAGCCAAACAGCCTGAAGAAAAACTCTTTGCCGCCTCTGAAGTTTGTCGAGGACGAAGTGGTTTGGGCAAAGTTCAACCGAAGACCATGGTGGCCGTGTGAGGTGCTTGTTGACCCCGCACAGGGAGTCTACCACAAAGTGAAAG AACCCAGTGACCGGCCTTGTCGGCTTTACCACGTCAGGACCTTCGGGCAGCCAGAAGAGCAGGTCTGGGTCGAGGACAAATCAATCCACACGTTCCATGGAGGATTTGAATTTGAAAGACTTCTTCTTCTGCGCCGGAGAGGGAAACAAAGGGTGCAGAACAACAAGTGCACT ATCGCAAAGCGTTTCCAGGAATCGTGGAAGTTCAGCGTGGCAGAGGCTGAAGCTGTTTTGCCTGCTCGACCAAAAATGGCCTCGATATCTTTTTCCATGGATGACCTGTGCCAGTTCAGCTCCCCACCGGAGACCGAAAAGAAAAGTCAGCCAACTTTGACTCCTTTCACTTTACCTGCCTGCACTCTTTCTGAAACATCGCACTTAACTAATGGATCCCTTTCCTCCCCGATTACACCTGCTGAAAAGCCAAGTACTTTAGGTAAATCCTCCAGCAAGAAGAAAAGCAAATCCTCAAAGGACCCCAACagtaaacatgttaaaaagacacTGCACAATAGCCCTAAAGACACAGACAGAAACAATGAAGAATGTCCATACTCAGACCTTGAGTCAGTCCCTAAAATTTTGTGTCCTAAAGCACTTGAACGTCAAACGAACTCAGTTCCCTCCCAGCCGTCTGTCATGGTGGCCAAAGAGCTGAAGAAACAGCCGGAGGTTCAAAGTGGTCTTTGGTTCAGCAAATCAGGCAAAGACAGACGACCTAAGACTACCAGTCCCATGCCGGACCGCTCTCTCTTCAGTAAGCTGCCCTCTAAGAAAAAGAACTCATCTACTGTTTGTAAAAAGACCCTCATTACTACCCCTTCCTATGTTAGTGGGTCTGGAGACTCTGCACCACTTTTAGATAAGAATAAACCAGCAGAAACCAGTCTGGTACCCCGAAAAACTAGCTCCTTGAATTGTACGAATAATCAGGCTGGTATTAAAACGTCTGATTCAGTTGAAGCTTTTGTGGATCAGCCTGACTTGTTGGACAGAGAGAAGAACCTGCTTTCAGTTGAAGTAGTGTGTTTAAAGGCTAGACCGTCAGCCAGTAAGTCAACTGATTCTGTTTCAGAGCCGCCATCCAGCAAGAGGGAAAGCAAAGATGATAAAAGAGATTCAGAGCTCTCAAAGAATGTCGATTTTGATGGTCAATCGAGcctatttaagaataaaaagaatgtCAGTGAAACGAAAAATTCAGTCAAGATTGCTACTAAACCAGTGAATGACACTATTTTTgaccaagaaaagaaaactgacaAGACTATCAAGTTGTGTTTACAATCTAAATCCAATGACTCATTATCAATCCTGGAGAAGCAAACAAGTTTAGTCTCAAAGTGCAGGTTGCCCTATGTAAAATTGATCCGCAAGGAGATAAAGGATAGGAGGTATTTAAACTCAAGCGGGACTGTTTTTACCGCTGGCACGGTTGTGtgcaaagagaaagaaaaggaacCCAATGGGACGAAAACTTGTCAATCCCAACAGAAAGACAGTAGAACAAGTGCCTCCAAAGATCACAGCGTGGCTGAGCCTGAAAAGGGCTCTGTAAAGAAAGTCAAAACCATTGATAGGTCTGGTAAGCTTCATCTCTCCACAGACCAGTCACTTGGGAATAGGACTGAGGTTTCTAGTGTGTCTGCTGTAGACCTGGGTTCTAAATTAGTAGAAGAAgctgttttaaattcaaaaacaagaaaagagacTCAGTCAACTTCCAAACAAACACACCTTCCAGAAAGCAAGAATAACCCTGGTTCTGCTGTGCCAAACAAGTCCTCTGAGCAGGAAAAGGGTTCAGAAGAACATATTTCATCCATCTCAGCATCTACTGCAAATGCGCTGCCGGGTCTCTGTGAAGAGGAGCCCTTGTGTGAGGATTACCGTACACCTGAAAGCTTTTGTTCCGGGAAACCCAAAAAAGTTTCTAAGAAATCTAAACGTGTTCGAGAAGTGAATGAAGTCCTAAAAGCGCAACCCGCTCACCTCCCAGCCAGCAATCGGCTGATGACGAGAGCGCTGAGGGCCATGTGCGATCCTACAAAACAGGACATAGTTGGAAAGAAAGCTGAACAAAAACAGATCCTCAAATCTTTCAGAAAGACTAATCATGTTAGGAAGAATCATAAAACCAAACTGGAGTTTTATacgaaaataaaagctttgaaatCCCACCATCCTGACAAAAGCGAATGTGATCAGGGCAAAATTTCTAGTAGTAGCTCCCCCTCTCTAATGTTTTCCGATTCCAGTGACTTTGAGGATGTCAAGAGTGAAGATGAAGACCTTTCAATATCCTCAACTCCACCGATGGACTTCATACCGCTTacttcaaaagtcaaaacaaagcACGAAGGTCAATCCTCAGACATATACTCGCCATCTCCTCCATCGCCGTTTTCCTTTCTCAGAGCTTTCAAAAACGTGGAGGAGGTTTCCTTCCAGTCACTTGGGGCTGACAGAGGTGGTAAGCCCATTTCTTTCAAGCCAAAGCCAAACTGCAGGTTCAGCACATTTCTCATGATGTTGAAGGACTTGCATGACACCAGGGAGCGTGATGGAGCGCCACTAGAGCTGGAGATCGGACCACCGAGCGCACATGTTAAGAAGGAGCCGTTGGTGATGCCAGGAGAAGCTGCATCTGCAGGAGGGGATCAAGAGACTACATGCGCTCTGACCGATTCAAGTGCAATCCCAGACAAAAGCGTAGAAGCCCTGAATGAAGGAGGTGCAAGTCAGACACCAAAGAAGTCCTCCAACCGAAGAACCAACTCTGGTTGGTTCAAAAGTAAACCCAACCGCAGGGCGCCTTGCTCTCCTGCCAAGTCTGGACCCGGTTTTCCAGGCCTGGAGTCTCTTTCAGAAATGATGCCGGCAGAGGACTCCTTGGAAGCCATGGAGTGGTCATCAAGAGTTGTGGACTTccagagcagcagctgggatGAGCCAGGTGGAGGGAGTGATGCGGTTGGGGCAGAACAACAGGAGGAGAACCCATGGAGCATGGCAAAGCAGAATCTAACAGCCCCGCTGCTTTTGGAGCAGAGAGAACGTGACACGGCGGAGGAACAGCCAGACTGCCTCGTTTCAGACTTCATCAAGAGAGATTCAAGCTTCGCGAACATCTCTGGAGAAGACGACAAGGCGGTAGGAG CGCATAAACGGGTAAGAAAACCCAGCAAGAGGCTGATTGAATGGACCGAAGAGTACGAGCAAATTTTCGGCACGaggaagaaaaccaaaaagccTCTCCAGTTGATTGGAAAG GCCAGTCCCACACCCGTTACCTCGGCACCAGAACCTCTGGACTCTGACAACAACACAAGCGACCGCCCCCCCTCGACTGCGCTCCCTGAAATACAGACCCCGCCCCCTGAGGAAATCGCTGCAACGACACCACCGGAACTACAAATTCCCAGCAGCCAGCACACCAAACCCAGAGACACTCCGGTGCTGTCCACTGACACGCTGACACCCCCACCTGAGGTGGAGCCCCTGCTGTCAGAAGTGTCTCCTAAAGACAACAAGGAAG TAAGTCTGCCTGTGCTGGAAAAGAAGCGGAAGAGGAAACCCACTCAGAAGATTCTGGAGTATTGTCTGGAAGCAGAGGCTTCAACCGGCCCAAAGAAGAAG ATCAAAGGACTTAGAAATAATTCAAGTTCTACCGCTCATTCAG ATTCTGCTCCACCACTATTAAAACTGAAGAGTAAAGCAGCTTTGACCCCAACGCCAACCTCTGAGGTCACCCCCTGCCCACCCACACCCTCCATTCAGATCAATCACAGAGCCGCTCTGCCCCCCCATCCAGCTCCTTCTCCCCCTGAGCCCAGGCAGTTGGAGACAGCAAAGGCAGATGCTCCTCCGGCTGAGGACCAGAACATCCCAGATGACCCTAAGGATGTGTCAGAGGGAGAG GGCGACCAGTGCAGCCCGGACCACAGCTTTTCCTCTGCAAAGGACGACTTCGGACTCTGTGACGACTCGGTTTTACCGGCCAGGAAGATCATTGGGGACAGAGGTGGACCGGCGTCCATGAAAGAAACCATATGTCAG GTGTGTGAGAAGACCGGGGAGCTGCTTCTCTGTGAGGGCCAGTGCTGTGGAGCCTTCCACTTGGCCTGCATCTCTCTGGCCGACGCCCCCAAAGGGAAGTTTGTCTGTCCGGAGTGCAAGTCAG GCGTCCACACCTGCTTTGTGTGTAAGAAGCGAGGCGAGGACGTGCGCCGCTGCATGATTCCTGTGTGTGGGAAGTTTTACCACGGAGAGTGCATCACAAACCACGCCCCAACCGCCCCCGTCAACCGAGGTTTCCGCTGCTCCATCCACGTCTGCCTCACCTGCTTCATCGCCAATCCCAACAGCTCGTCCATCTCTAAAG gccGCCTGGTGCGATGCGTGCGCTGCCCAGTGGCCTATCATGCCACAGACCTGTGCATGGCGGCGGGCAGCGTTGTGCTCTCCAGCAACAGCATCGTCTGCCCCAACCATTTCACCCCTCGCCGGGGGGTCAAGAACCACGAGCACGTCAACGTCAGCTGGTGCTTTGTCTGCACAGAAG GGGGAAGCCTCCTGTGCTGCGAGTCCTGTCCTGCTGCATTTCACCGGGAGTGTCTCAACATCGAAATGCCTAAAGGCAGCTGGTACTGCAACGACTGCAAGGCTGGGAAGAAACCACACTATAAGGACATCCTGTGGGTAAAGGTCGGACGCTACAG GTGGTGGCCTGCAGAGGTCAGCCATCCCAAAACCATCCCAGAGAACATCCAGCGGATGAGGCACGATGTCGGCGAGTTTCCCGTTCACTTCTTCGGTTCCAACGACTACTTGTGGACCTACCAGGCGAGAGTCTTCCCCTACATGGACGTGGACGCCAACAGCAAAGAAAAGATGGGGAAAGGCGTTGACACCACCTACAAGAAAG CTTTGGAGGAGGCTGCTGTGCGATTCCGTGAGCTGCAGGCAGAAAAGGAGCTCCGACAGCTTCAGGAGGACAGGAAGAACGACAGGAAACCGCCACCGTACAAACACATAAAG GTGAACCGACCCATAGGAAAGGTGCAGATCTTCACTGCAGACCTGTCTGAGGTTCCACGCTGTAACTGCAAGGCAACAGACGAGAGTCCATGTGGGTCGGACTCAGAATGCATCAACCGCATGCTGCTGTACGAATGCAACCCGCAG GTTTGCCCGGCGGGGGAAAAGTGCCTGAATCAGGCCTTCACCAAGCGTCAATACAGCCAGGTGGAGATCTTCAGGACGCTGTCCCGAGGGTGGGGGCTCCGCTGTGTCCACGACATCAAGAAG GGCCAGTTTGTCAGCGAGTACGTGGGGGAGGTGATCGACGAGGAGGAGTGCAGGTCCAGGATCAGACATGCGCAGGAGAACGACATCTGCAACTTCTACATGTTAACTCTGGACAAG GACCGAATCATCGATGCCGGTCCGAAGGGGAACGAGGCCCGTTTCATGAACCACTGCTGTCAGCCAAACTGTGAGACCCAAAAATGGACGGTGAACGGAGACACCCGGGTGGGGCTGTTCGCTCTCGTTGACGTCAAAGCAG GCACGGAGCTGACCTTCAACTACAACCTGGAGTGTCTGGGAAACGGGAAGACGGTGTGCAAATGTGGAGCTCCGAACTGCAGCGGCTTCCTGGGTGTGAGGCCGAAG AACAACCCTCCCTCCGATGATAAAGGCCGTAAGATGAAGAGGAGAGGCCACggcaggaggaagaagaaggtgGTGTTGGCCAAAGAGCGAGAAGACGAGTGTTTCAGCTGTGGAGATGGAGGGCAGATGGTTTCCTGCAAGAAACCTGGATGTCCTAAAGTCTACCATGCAGACTGCCTGAACCTCACCAAGAGGCCTGCCG GTCGGTGGGAGTGTCCGTGGCATCAGTGCGACGTTTGCGGGAAGGAGGCGGCGTCCTTCTGCGAGATGTGTCCCAGCTCGTACTGCTGCCAGCACCGCGACGGCCTGCTTTTCATCTCCAAGCTGGACGGGAAGCTGTCCTGCAGCGAGCACGACCCCTGCGGGCCGGAGCCGCTGGAGCCGGGGGAGATCCGCGAGTACAACCCCGCTCCCAGAGCCCTCACCTCGGGTCTGGGCATGGCCGTCATCCCCGCCGCCGCCGCTTCCAGCTCCGCCAGGAGCCTCCGCCAGACCGACAGGGGCGCCCACGAGGGGGGTGACGGAGGAGGCGCCGGCGAGCCTTTCCCTCCTTTCTCCATCAAAGTCCCCATCACCATTCCAGTCGCTCCTCCCGCTGCTTCGCCCCCCCACACCGACACTCCCAGCAGCCCCTTCCACCTCCCGCACTACTCACCCATCTCCTCCTACGAGGAGGAGAGGGATGTCTTTGAGGAGGACGAAGAGGAGCTGCTGGAAGACTCCCACGATGACGGAGAGGCGgtgatggaggaggaagaggaggaggaggaagggctGGACTACTTGGAGctggaagaggagcaggaggaggatgaagatgaagaagaatgA